The segment CTTTTCACAAAGCGTTCCGAGCCGAGTTACAGGGAATCCTGGACGCACTCCCGATTCCCGGTGACGGCGATGTACTCGATGTGCCCTGCGGGAACGGGTTTTACACCCGACGACTGACCGAGCGAATGGGACCGGGTGGACGGTTGACCGCCGTCGATGCGAGTGGCGAATACCTCCGACGCGCCCGCGAAGCCGTGGCCGGGTCGAAGGCCGAGGTCAAAGTTCGCAAGGCGAACGCCTACAAGCTGCCGTTCCCCGACGGCACCTTCGATTTGGTGTGGTGTGCCCAGAGTCTGATCAGCCTCGACCCCGACCGCGCCGTCCGCGAGATGTTCCGGGTGGTCAAACGCTCCGGCGTGGTGGCGATCCTCGAAGTGGACGAGTTCCACCACGTCCTGCTGCCGTTGCCGGTGGAACTGGAAGCCGCCATGCCCTTGGCCGTCCAGGCGGCAAGTCTTGAGCGGTACGGCGACGGGAAGAAGTTGGCGCCGGCCCGCGGTCTCCGCCGGGTACTCAAGAACGCGAAGTTCCGCTGTGTCCGCCGGGTGACTTACCCCTTCGACCGCGCTGCACCGTTCGATCTGCACACCACCGCATTTCTGAAGCGTCACGTCGATTATCTGCGATCGTTCGCGTACCCGCACCTTCCGGCCCCGATGCAGGCGGTGTTCGACCGCGTGACCGATCCGGGCAAAGCCAAGTCACTCTTCCGCCTGACGGATGCCGAAGTCGTGTGCATTAACGCGGTCTACCTGGCCAGTGTCTAACCAAGCAGTTTGTCGATGTCCTCCTTCGTGGGTGGTACGGCGGCCTGCCGATCTCCAACCAAGGCTGCCCGGCGTAAAGGTTCTCGCAGCCGATGCGGTCGTGTACGGGCATGGTCGTTCTCCTCACGACTACCGCTCCTCCTGGCAACACAACTCAGCCTCCTGTGATTCGTATTGACCGACCGTTCGGGGCGGATAAAGTTGCTGGATCGTGCGGGGGTGGATCCGCCTGCGAGCCGGGGACCAGACTCTGCTCCCGACTTTCTGATCCGTTAAGTTGCCCGTGCCCACCCACCCCTTTCAACATATTATGTTCGTATGTCTTTGAGGATTCGCGCGGTCGCGACATGCTTCTTGGCCGCGAACCGGGTTCGCCGCGGCTTGGGTTTCTTGGGCCCCCGTTTCGCGGCCCGATACCGGGCCACCTTGGCACGCCGGGCGACCGCGATCAACCACGCCGCCATCTGGGCCGCCGACCACTCCCGGATGACGTCCCACGTGTCCGCCGGGACCGCGATGTCCAGGCCCGGAAGGATGGTCGCGATCTCTAACCCGATGTGGTAATCGGACAGCGGGGCGGCCGTCGGGTGGGCCACCCGGGCGGCCGCGGCCACCACCGCGTACACGTTCCCGCACGCCACCGCCACACCGAACCCGAACAAGGCGGCCGCCGGATACCCGAGCGTGTTGACCTCGCATTGGAGGACCGTGGTCAACCGCTGGAACAGGGGCTCGACCGTCCACCGCTCGAGGTACAGGTCGGCGATCGCCCCGGCGTCGGCCACCGCCACCGGCACGTTAGTCACGATCTCGATCACCGTGTCCCCGTCTTCGGTCGGGCGGTCGAGGGTCAACCGTACCCGCCGGACGACTAACGTCGCG is part of the Fimbriiglobus ruber genome and harbors:
- a CDS encoding class I SAM-dependent methyltransferase; its protein translation is MADQASDYDAYQESFHKAFRAELQGILDALPIPGDGDVLDVPCGNGFYTRRLTERMGPGGRLTAVDASGEYLRRAREAVAGSKAEVKVRKANAYKLPFPDGTFDLVWCAQSLISLDPDRAVREMFRVVKRSGVVAILEVDEFHHVLLPLPVELEAAMPLAVQAASLERYGDGKKLAPARGLRRVLKNAKFRCVRRVTYPFDRAAPFDLHTTAFLKRHVDYLRSFAYPHLPAPMQAVFDRVTDPGKAKSLFRLTDAEVVCINAVYLASV